A genomic window from bacterium includes:
- a CDS encoding terminase large subunit, with amino-acid sequence MNYLIEYHRQIEDGNILVGEELKKQIDLLIQDLKNPRYVFDEAPGNLRIDFIETFCKHTKSPFNGQSFILELWEKAIIQVAYGFKLKDSGLRRFNEVILLIARKNGKTTFIAGIDLAEFFLSKGGVDIVCASNTSEQANILFEEINNMREQSPAL; translated from the coding sequence ATGAACTACCTAATTGAATACCATCGTCAAATAGAAGATGGAAACATTCTAGTTGGTGAGGAATTAAAAAAGCAGATAGATTTATTGATTCAGGATTTGAAAAACCCGAGATATGTTTTTGATGAAGCACCAGGGAATCTTCGAATTGATTTTATTGAAACCTTCTGCAAGCATACGAAGTCTCCATTTAATGGTCAATCGTTTATACTTGAACTTTGGGAGAAAGCAATCATCCAGGTAGCGTATGGATTCAAATTGAAGGATTCTGGTTTACGAAGATTCAATGAAGTCATATTACTGATTGCTCGCAAGAACGGAAAGACAACCTTTATCGCTGGTATTGACCTTGCTGAATTCTTTCTTTCCAAAGGTGGAGTTGATATCGTATGTGCTTCAAACACGAGTGAGCAAGCGAACATTCTCTTTGAAGAAATCAATAACATGCGTGAACAGTCCCCTGCTTTAT
- a CDS encoding DUF3846 domain-containing protein, with protein MIPLRLFLSGIYQDKALVLNTDNSFSFIKPKDTTFELDELQEQVKGYIEVYPLRIPGHIVLVNEEGLIHNMEFNYLASRVFGMNAVGPVMICPEAIFE; from the coding sequence GTGATTCCTCTTAGATTGTTTTTAAGTGGAATCTATCAAGACAAGGCTCTAGTACTAAATACTGATAATTCCTTCTCTTTTATTAAACCAAAGGATACGACATTCGAACTGGACGAACTTCAAGAACAAGTCAAAGGATACATCGAGGTTTATCCCTTGAGGATTCCAGGTCATATCGTCTTAGTCAATGAAGAAGGATTGATACACAATATGGAGTTTAATTACCTAGCAAGTAGAGTCTTTGGAATGAATGCAGTAGGACCGGTTATGATATGTCCAGAAGCTATATTCGAATGA
- a CDS encoding DUF4314 domain-containing protein — protein sequence MFKIGDKIRIIDMKGEDHYNGREGVIEYIDGLDQLHGTWGDLAIIPEEDLIEVIKNDMLLVQ from the coding sequence ATGTTCAAAATTGGAGATAAAATCAGAATCATCGATATGAAGGGTGAAGACCATTATAACGGTAGAGAAGGAGTCATTGAATACATCGATGGACTCGATCAACTACATGGCACTTGGGGAGACTTAGCAATCATCCCAGAGGAAGACTTAATTGAGGTAATTAAAAATGACATGCTGCTTGTGCAATAA
- a CDS encoding toll/interleukin-1 receptor domain-containing protein, which translates to MESKKVFISYSHSSEKHKEAIRSLATQLTSKGIFVKLDEWDVVGGNDFPTYMEKSITESDKVLIICDKRYSENADNRSGGVGIETYLISPEVYAKHDQNKFVALVYEKNELGVAYLPTYIKTRKYYDFSSQESQIYEFEMLLRDIFNVPKFTRPPLGEQPLFVADYDKEDPKAKYNDYYSLERISLSKLQEKNSHTLLKRFTELIKKTFDENLVKYEDFESNPHDLMFNKIQEFEDILRVFINVFESTVADDNDFLEDLINLFETMSSFDGRIPEGTSTLTEGMWDHFNFLRHEFFIYSILILKLYSKHVEISKLLKTNFYCKRKFEKEGFFQFTEFNKYCKSFDYRNAKYQLNRLSVQADTMFERAGRTKFGAAVVVETDLLLGYYSEIMFEGEIYKWWFPRMYIYYHRFNTMIFGKMKSKRHLTMLLKELGLASRDELIIALEKVRIKGRENPRNRGYSNSFESVPTLEIVLDPKVIGTIE; encoded by the coding sequence ATGGAATCGAAGAAAGTTTTTATATCATATAGTCATTCTTCTGAGAAACATAAAGAAGCAATAAGAAGTCTTGCAACTCAATTAACATCCAAAGGGATATTTGTGAAACTTGATGAATGGGATGTGGTTGGCGGTAATGACTTTCCAACTTATATGGAGAAAAGCATCACCGAAAGTGATAAAGTTTTAATTATTTGTGATAAAAGGTACTCAGAAAACGCAGATAATAGGTCTGGAGGAGTTGGAATAGAAACCTACTTAATCTCTCCAGAAGTATATGCTAAGCACGATCAAAACAAGTTTGTAGCACTCGTATACGAGAAAAACGAACTTGGAGTAGCATACTTACCAACGTATATAAAAACAAGAAAATACTATGATTTCTCATCGCAAGAATCTCAAATATATGAATTCGAAATGTTACTTCGAGATATTTTCAATGTGCCCAAATTTACGCGTCCACCTTTGGGTGAACAACCATTATTTGTCGCAGATTATGATAAGGAAGATCCAAAGGCAAAGTATAATGACTACTATTCATTGGAACGAATTTCATTATCGAAGCTTCAAGAGAAAAATAGTCACACACTTCTAAAACGATTTACAGAACTGATAAAGAAAACATTTGATGAAAACCTAGTAAAATATGAAGATTTCGAATCAAATCCGCACGATTTGATGTTTAATAAAATCCAGGAATTTGAGGATATTTTAAGAGTTTTTATCAACGTATTTGAGAGTACTGTTGCAGACGATAATGATTTCTTGGAAGATTTGATAAATCTTTTTGAAACAATGTCTAGTTTTGATGGCAGAATTCCCGAAGGAACTAGTACTCTTACTGAAGGTATGTGGGACCATTTTAATTTTTTAAGACACGAATTTTTCATATATTCAATTTTAATTTTAAAACTTTATTCAAAACATGTAGAAATTTCAAAACTTCTTAAAACTAATTTTTATTGCAAAAGAAAATTTGAAAAGGAAGGGTTCTTTCAATTTACAGAATTTAATAAATACTGCAAATCCTTTGATTATCGTAATGCAAAATACCAATTAAACAGATTATCAGTACAAGCTGATACAATGTTTGAAAGAGCAGGACGTACAAAATTTGGAGCAGCTGTAGTGGTTGAAACAGACTTGTTACTTGGATATTATTCAGAGATTATGTTTGAAGGTGAAATTTATAAATGGTGGTTTCCAAGAATGTATATCTACTATCATAGATTTAACACAATGATTTTCGGGAAAATGAAATCTAAGAGACACTTAACTATGCTTTTGAAAGAATTAGGATTAGCTTCAAGAGATGAATTAATTATAGCACTCGAAAAAGTTAGAATCAAAGGTAGAGAAAATCCTCGAAATAGAGGGTATAGCAATTCATTTGAATCGGTACCAACACTTGAAATAGTATTAGATCCTAAAGTAATCGGAACTATTGAATGA
- a CDS encoding HNH endonuclease, producing the protein MKKPKVLHNFYKSPAWLAARELKIVSVNSLCERCGQVGIEVHHKERLNVENVNDSLISLNQDNLELLCRECHNREHERFSKKVSFDKEGNLINPEKPN; encoded by the coding sequence ATGAAAAAGCCAAAGGTTCTTCATAACTTCTATAAGTCACCTGCATGGCTTGCAGCTCGTGAACTCAAGATAGTCTCAGTCAATAGTCTTTGTGAACGATGTGGTCAAGTTGGAATCGAAGTTCATCATAAAGAAAGACTCAATGTTGAAAATGTTAATGATTCATTGATAAGTCTAAATCAAGATAACCTGGAACTACTTTGTAGAGAATGCCATAACCGTGAGCATGAACGTTTCAGTAAGAAAGTTAGTTTCGATAAAGAGGGCAACTTAATAAATCCAGAAAAACCTAATTAA
- the metK gene encoding methionine adenosyltransferase has translation MKIITSESVFSGHPDKICDQISDAILDAILEQDQAARVAVETAIKDDLVVIFGEVTTIAIVQYSDIAKQVLKEIGYTEEFCVLEKISKQSPDIAQGVNETLDHQQGAGDQGMMYGFACNETPELMPLPIVVAHEIAKEIDTLRKAKYNHIFGPDGKCQVSVRYVDGQPFAYDTIIVSAQTRPGASLSLAKEIMVEEVLKPLIGKNLTNINVLVNPTGAFVTGGPYGDSGLTGRKIIVDTYGGYSKHGGGAFSGKDVSKVDRSASYYARFVAKALVEAELADTCEVCVSYSIGVANPVAVSIDTFGTGKLSDDQLLELVNQHFNFTPTNIRKELEFEKVKFLELATYGHMGREDLPVRWEHVEAKAAELREAYEKAKGSS, from the coding sequence ATGAAAATCATAACAAGTGAATCAGTCTTTAGTGGACATCCAGATAAAATATGTGACCAAATCAGTGATGCTATATTAGACGCAATCCTGGAACAAGACCAAGCAGCAAGAGTAGCAGTTGAAACAGCGATCAAGGATGATCTAGTAGTAATCTTTGGTGAAGTGACAACTATAGCTATCGTTCAATACTCAGACATCGCAAAACAAGTACTTAAAGAAATCGGGTACACTGAAGAGTTCTGTGTACTAGAAAAAATATCCAAGCAATCTCCAGATATTGCACAAGGCGTCAATGAAACTCTAGATCATCAGCAAGGTGCAGGTGATCAGGGGATGATGTATGGGTTCGCTTGCAACGAGACACCAGAACTCATGCCACTGCCTATTGTAGTAGCACATGAGATTGCAAAAGAAATAGACACACTTAGAAAAGCAAAATACAATCACATCTTTGGTCCAGATGGCAAGTGCCAAGTATCAGTCAGGTATGTGGATGGACAACCATTCGCATATGACACAATTATTGTTTCAGCTCAAACAAGACCTGGAGCAAGCCTATCACTCGCAAAAGAAATCATGGTAGAAGAAGTGCTCAAACCATTGATCGGTAAGAATCTAACTAATATCAATGTACTCGTCAATCCAACAGGAGCTTTCGTCACTGGTGGTCCTTACGGTGATTCAGGATTAACTGGTAGAAAAATAATCGTAGATACATATGGTGGATATTCAAAGCATGGTGGTGGGGCCTTTTCTGGTAAGGACGTAAGCAAGGTTGACCGCAGCGCGAGTTATTATGCCAGATTCGTAGCAAAAGCTCTTGTGGAGGCAGAATTAGCCGATACGTGCGAAGTTTGTGTGTCCTATTCAATTGGAGTAGCAAATCCAGTTGCAGTATCGATCGATACGTTTGGTACTGGTAAATTATCTGATGATCAATTACTAGAACTAGTGAATCAACACTTTAATTTCACTCCAACAAACATTCGTAAAGAATTAGAGTTTGAAAAAGTGAAGTTCCTGGAGTTAGCAACTTACGGACACATGGGTCGTGAAGACTTACCTGTTCGCTGGGAACATGTGGAAGCAAAAGCAGCTGAGCTAAGAGAAGCATATGAAAAAGCCAAAGGTTCTTCATAA
- a CDS encoding DUF6329 domain-containing protein, with amino-acid sequence MKTNFIRKTTSTELIPHDEFVIEKQVVIDKDLFECFIKDPLNDYDFIKENLEHMYCDQEEVFHCIFVTSDSHDFGILVESEGYHYARYTAYLPKAAIK; translated from the coding sequence ATGAAAACCAATTTTATAAGAAAAACAACATCAACAGAACTCATTCCTCATGATGAGTTCGTTATTGAAAAACAAGTAGTCATCGATAAAGACTTATTCGAATGTTTTATCAAGGATCCACTGAACGACTACGATTTTATCAAAGAAAATCTTGAGCATATGTATTGTGACCAAGAAGAGGTATTTCACTGTATCTTCGTGACATCCGATTCACACGATTTTGGTATCCTGGTTGAAAGCGAAGGATATCATTACGCAAGGTACACTGCATACTTACCAAAAGCAGCAATAAAATAA
- a CDS encoding DNA modification methylase produces MNIVMKKPSELLIYENNPRNNDAAVDAVANSIKEFGFKVPIVITKDLVIIAGHTRLKASLKLGLATVPCIVADDLTEGQIKAFRLADNKTAELATWDFSKLEEELSNIDIDMLQFGFEELESDIPDNASDDDFDPSDEISETPYSEIGDIYLLGNHRVMCGDSTKKQDVQKLLDGQKIDMIFTDPPYNVDYEGTAGKIKNDKMEDNSFYLFLYDAFTNMFEATKDGGAIYVCHADTEGINFRNAFKNAGFKLAECLVWVKNALVLGRQDYHWRHEPILYGWKEGAAHYFIDDRTQDTIWEYNKPKRNDDHPTMKPLELCGRAITNSSRVNEYVLDLFGGSGSTMIASDQLQRKSYLMELDERFVDVIVKRYIRHKGSSDNCYLIRKGKKLSLNAIDDFQNLSL; encoded by the coding sequence ATGAACATAGTGATGAAGAAACCCTCGGAGTTGTTAATATACGAAAACAACCCAAGAAATAATGATGCTGCAGTTGATGCTGTAGCTAATAGTATTAAAGAGTTCGGATTCAAGGTTCCAATTGTGATCACTAAGGATCTAGTCATTATTGCTGGCCACACTCGGCTTAAAGCGAGCCTTAAACTAGGATTGGCCACTGTTCCTTGTATTGTTGCTGATGACCTCACAGAAGGGCAAATTAAGGCCTTTCGTTTGGCAGATAACAAGACAGCGGAACTTGCTACCTGGGATTTCAGTAAACTTGAAGAAGAACTCTCGAATATCGATATTGATATGCTTCAGTTCGGGTTTGAAGAACTTGAATCTGATATTCCAGATAATGCAAGTGATGATGATTTTGACCCTTCAGATGAAATCAGTGAAACCCCTTATTCTGAAATAGGTGATATTTATCTATTAGGGAATCACCGAGTCATGTGTGGTGATTCAACCAAGAAGCAAGATGTTCAAAAACTCCTGGATGGACAAAAGATTGATATGATCTTCACGGATCCACCATACAATGTGGACTATGAAGGTACAGCTGGAAAGATTAAGAATGACAAGATGGAAGATAACAGCTTCTATCTTTTTTTATATGATGCATTTACGAATATGTTTGAAGCAACCAAAGATGGTGGAGCCATCTATGTATGCCATGCAGATACTGAAGGAATCAACTTTAGAAATGCGTTCAAAAATGCCGGTTTCAAACTAGCCGAGTGCTTAGTCTGGGTTAAGAATGCCTTAGTACTAGGTAGACAAGATTATCACTGGAGACATGAACCTATTCTTTACGGATGGAAAGAAGGTGCAGCTCATTACTTTATTGATGATCGTACACAAGATACCATCTGGGAATATAACAAGCCTAAGCGAAATGATGACCATCCAACGATGAAACCACTTGAACTTTGTGGACGAGCAATTACAAACTCCTCCAGAGTCAATGAATACGTACTCGACTTGTTCGGTGGTTCTGGATCAACTATGATCGCATCCGATCAGCTTCAAAGAAAATCTTATCTAATGGAACTTGATGAGAGATTCGTCGATGTGATAGTTAAACGATACATAAGACACAAAGGATCAAGTGACAATTGCTATCTGATCCGTAAGGGCAAGAAGCTATCGCTTAATGCCATTGATGACTTTCAAAATTTATCACTATAG
- a CDS encoding Shedu anti-phage system protein SduA domain-containing protein: MIFIKFKFAKISKDIYRTTDEYFFASKDSIFGIMPYIKTEYDSHERTHNYYVGMTIKECNTDENGHLQVKKVLRQSNKQFTLHTELLKEVVNIEAGLLEKISKRDFDELFSDVFDFEYDPKVTYIRLADLNNRLKKYLLSFDTLVLEEDVIFNAELKTRHRLLSRFKEELVKSLNENEHYIEKVLKKYQGFLPLIIPGLDGVAEFQYVIDNDEFPVNRIDIKFDNQVDFPNIIELKRADTLLFKKNEYRNNTCKLTSEFSNAIQQTNIQRNMMSAKEVKPSKVLVKSFLLIGNIEKEVEMHSISSDIVRLNLNIVRYNNKDCDIITYDQLINRLQMLLDKN, translated from the coding sequence GTGATTTTTATTAAATTTAAATTTGCAAAGATATCAAAAGATATATATAGAACAACTGATGAATATTTTTTTGCGAGTAAAGATTCTATTTTTGGAATTATGCCTTACATAAAGACTGAATATGATTCACATGAAAGAACACACAATTACTATGTTGGTATGACCATTAAAGAGTGTAATACTGATGAAAACGGGCATTTACAAGTAAAAAAGGTTTTGAGACAATCAAACAAGCAATTTACTTTACACACTGAATTATTAAAAGAAGTTGTCAATATTGAAGCAGGATTACTTGAAAAAATATCAAAGCGTGATTTTGATGAGCTTTTCAGCGATGTTTTTGATTTCGAATACGATCCCAAGGTAACGTATATTAGATTAGCAGATTTGAACAATCGTCTTAAAAAGTACTTACTGTCTTTTGACACTTTAGTTTTGGAAGAAGATGTTATTTTTAATGCAGAGTTAAAAACAAGACATAGACTTTTATCTCGTTTCAAAGAAGAATTAGTAAAATCCCTAAATGAAAACGAGCATTACATTGAGAAGGTATTGAAAAAATACCAAGGATTTTTACCGTTAATAATTCCTGGCCTCGATGGTGTGGCGGAGTTTCAATATGTTATCGATAATGATGAGTTTCCCGTTAATAGAATTGATATCAAGTTTGATAATCAGGTGGATTTTCCTAATATTATTGAACTTAAAAGAGCTGACACATTACTTTTCAAGAAAAACGAATATCGAAATAACACATGCAAGTTAACTTCCGAGTTTTCGAATGCAATACAGCAGACGAATATCCAACGGAATATGATGTCTGCAAAGGAAGTTAAGCCTAGTAAAGTACTAGTGAAATCTTTTTTGCTAATTGGTAATATTGAAAAAGAGGTTGAAATGCATAGTATTAGTTCCGATATAGTTAGGCTTAATTTAAATATAGTTAGGTATAATAATAAAGACTGTGACATTATTACTTATGATCAGTTAATTAATCGTTTACAAATGTTGTTAGACAAGAATTGA